ACTCTCGGCGGTGATGATTGAGTTGTCCGGCTGGTTATTTCTGGCTATCTTCCAGGTCTTCAGCCCGATGACCGGAATACCGCCTTGCCGGGCGTGGGCGATTTCAGAGAGGGTGCCGTAGCTGCCGCCAACGGCGATGACTGCCCGGGCTGATTTGACCACGGAGATATTGCGGGCATAGCCGATTCCGGTGACTATGGGAATCTGGACGTAGGGGTTAGCCATATCCGCAGTGTCCCCGGGGAGAATGCCGATGGTTACCCCGCCCTCCTCGCTCGCCCCGCGGCAGGCGGCTTCCATGACACCACCCAGGCCGCCGCAGATCAGGACGATTCCCTGTCTGGCCAGCTCACGGCCTACCTCCTCAGCGAGCGCGGCTTCTTCCGCGGTGGGCTGTGACCCGCCGATGACGGCAACGCGTTTCTTGTTTTGTGCGGTCATTTTGACAGTTTCCCCCTATCTATTATCAGGGTGTACTCTCCAGAATAAGTCATTATATCATCTGAGCGTGAATATTGGCAAAGGGGGGATTGTGGAATCCTCTCCCTCGGTCCCCCTCCCTTCGACAGGCTCACTTCGTGGTGACTCAGTGGAACCAGGACAGGCTCTTTACTAAAGGAGGGGGAGGAAAAAGAAAGAGGGGCGGGTGCCCCTCTTAGACGCCTTGCTTCTTTATTAATTAGGCTCGGCATGTCTTACACGGTTTAAGTCCGGCAGTAACAGCCTCTTGATGTGAAGAGAACTTTCGCCAGTAAGGGGAGCCTAAGTAAGGGGCAGCCCATTTACATTCTGGATGATGAAAATGAGGTCGCGTGGGACTTGCCACATAATATCTGAGCCTGTGTTCAATATTATTATTCTCTCGTGCTTTTAGGCTGGTTAGCACTTTCTACCTCCTTTTCTTGCTCTATATCATCAGAGAATAAAAAACCTCCACAAAGGAGGCACTAAACTTCTCTATTTAACTGGAGTTATTATAGCATGTCCCAGGCTGCTTTGTCAAATTTCTCTGCCTACCAAAAAGTGACAAACGGTTATTGACGTAAGTAGAACATATGTGCTAATTTTAGCACTATCTGAGCTACGTTTAAGGGTGAGCTATGGAACTGGAGTCGATTGATGATTTTGAACTGGATCTACCGCCGGAGTATTGCCAGTACCATGATGAGGGTTGTGAACTGGCTGATTCCTGTCTTAACTGCCCGTTTCCGGAGTGTGTCTATGACGAACCGGGAGGCAGGCAGCGGTTGTCCAAGGAATTGCGTTACCGGGAAATAGCCCGGCTGTTCAGTGAGGAGGGAAAGGGGCTAGAGGAACTGGCGCTAATCTTTGGAGTGAGCCAGCGCACCGTGCGGCGGGCTT
The window above is part of the Dehalococcoidales bacterium genome. Proteins encoded here:
- a CDS encoding TIGR00725 family protein gives rise to the protein MTAQNKKRVAVIGGSQPTAEEAALAEEVGRELARQGIVLICGGLGGVMEAACRGASEEGGVTIGILPGDTADMANPYVQIPIVTGIGYARNISVVKSARAVIAVGGSYGTLSEIAHARQGGIPVIGLKTWKIARNNQPDNSIITAES